CACCCGCACAACGGATCAAGGCACACTCCACTAGGGGGGTGAGCACTTCCTGGGCCTTCCAGAACCAATCCTCGGCTGAGCAGCTGTGCAAAGCAGCTATGTGGACATCCATCCACTCCTTTGCAAAATTCCATTTCGATACCTTTGCGGCTTCTGACACACACTTCGGCAGGAAGGTACTTCAAGTCGCAGTGGTCTCTTCCACGTAGGCCTATCCTTcaaggggacagctttggtacgtccccattgtccctgtgtcccccaagccgacactggagaaaaggagattttgtgtactcaccattaaatctctttcttttcagtcgcttgggggacacagggctttcCTCCCTGGATAGGAGGGATTCTGCCAATCAGACATggtctggtaactcctgacttgtTATGCCGTATTATGTTATATTCAAGTTATATGAGTACTTTGGTAAAAAAATTACTACCTCCTTCTgctggggggtatagccagcAGAGGAGGAGCTAGTTAAATTTGTCATATTGTTGTGTCCTCCTCATActggtaccagctataccccactgtcacTGTTTCCCCCAatcgactgaagagaaagagatttaacagtgagtttacaaaatctccttttcataACATTTTCTCTAGATGAGACCCCAATTCTTTCTTTATTCCCCAAAtggcttttttcttttctcaaaGTCCTGCTGACTGGATTATATGATATTACAAAATTTTAGGGAGCTCTGTGGAAggctcacttcccctttaagaaatattatGTATATTCTCTACTCTGTGTAAAGctcatttttataacatttatcactgtattttattttcaaacattGTCTCTTCCTTCTTTATATCTTATTGTTCTCACTATTATTTATAAACTTCTTTCTAATGATATTGTATGTTTGAATTTTTCCCTTTGCttagttatctgtattaatcctGTGGATGTTGGACAAACTGAGCGTGCATGGCGCTGGCCACATCTTCCATATCAGAGGACTCAGTCCAGTTGAGAATATTTAAGATCATTGTAATTGGTGATTCCAACGTGGGCAAAACATGCTTAACTTTCCGCTTTTGTGGGGGTGGCTTCCCAGGAAGCAGCGAGGCCACCATTGGGGTGGATTTCCGTGAAAAGACGGTTGAGATTGATGGTGAAAAGATCAAGGTGAGTATTAATCAAAGGAGCATTTTACAGGGCAAATCTGACCATCCTGGGGGTACACAAACCATTAAAGGTGGTAAGGCTTGCCAGACTCAGGGTGATAGCTTAATTAAGGTCTTGGATAACCATGAAACAATAAGAGAATGACTATTATAATAGGCGATCTGAacccaaaatatctgaaaaccacTGGATTAGAGGGTCAGatattatgtatatatgcattttaaaaattccCTGCATTGTTTGCTCTGAATCAGCCAGAGCTTATATCTCTACCACTCTCATAGCTCAACTAGATGAAGACCTCCTGCTTCTGATAAAGCAAggcatgttgtcaatttcccagctgccccaaatcatgtgctctgataaacttcaatcactctttactgctgtactgcaatttagagtgatatcaccccctccctttttccccccagcagccaaacaaaagaacaatgggaaggtaaccagatagcagctccctaacacaagataacagctgcctggtagatctaagaacaacactcaatagtaaaaacctatgtcctactgagacacattcaattacattgagaaggaaaaacagcagcctgccagaaagcatttctcttctaaagtgcaggcacaagtcacatgactgggggcagctgggaaattgacaaaatgtctagccccatgtcagatttcaaaattgaatataaaaaaatctgtttgctcttttgagaaatggatttcagtgcagaattctgctggagtagcagtaacatgttttccgatgacaggatccctttaatgaagttTTTTTCCAGCAAGACTGGGAGTAaagactagggggcccatttactaaaatacagatttccttttttttcatgaatctgatttttcctcaaaaaatgtttgttttttttaaatttctctaaaaatcaaaaaatctgaaatttattaagtgtaaaaaccaggaaaaactgtaatacaaaaacttatcaaagtaaaagcagtcaaggtcccatagaagtcaatgagagctgtgcTGGACCTTTTTTAGCTgttcagcagggccggaactagaggtaggcagaagaggcacctgcctaggctGCAACAATGGGGGGGcctaggcaggtacctcttaaattgccttttgcctacccctattccTTCTGTGCAGCCCTCTTTGGTTTTCACCTCTGCCCCTCTCTCTCCTCCATcgcttcccccctcccctccttCGCTCTCCCCATCGTCACTTCCACCTCCCCTTTGTCACTCCCACCTCCCTTCCCCTTTGTCAATCCCATATCCCCTCAGTCGCTCCCCCACCTCTGTCCCCCGTCCTGCCGGCTGTGCACAAAGTCCCGGTCGGGTGCACACGTGTGTGCAGAGGGGGGAGTGCCCTgccggcttggcctggccctgccgttcagacttttaaaaagtttaaattgaattaaattgaattttttttcgcTAGTAGCTGTCTGAacaactctaatttttagaggtttttgagataTTCGTATTTTGTTTTGGATCGTTCAACTTTTTTCCTTCATgccttttatatttggatcttttaataacaataaatatttaaagagaaatttagtttaattgtggtttcaaaaaactctaatacctcTAAGATACATGGGCCCACAAGAGTGCCTTCATCACTAGGTATATGCTATCCAGGCCCCTTGCCATAGATCGAGAGTATGTGAACACTTTTTGCAGGCATAAAAATAACTATAACTTTTTCAGAAAGACAtcgtaatacagtatatatacgtATGTGGGAATTTGCACAATGGAATAATTCTCGGGCCTTTGTAATCTGCACTGACATGTGACATTGTTATTTGCATGTGGTTCTGGCACTGACAACAAACACAACAGCAGGTAAAACTATTATTTTTGTGTCCCCCCAGGTCCAGGTTTGGGATACAGCTGGTCAAGAAAGATTTCGCCATAGTTTGGTGGAACATTATTATCGGAATGTCCATGGAGTTGTCTTTGTCTATGATGTAACCAAGCTGAGTTCTTTTCACAATCTTCGTACGTGGTTACAGGAGTGTGAGGGTCATGCCGTGCCAGCCTTAGTGCCGCGAGTTCTTGTTGGTAATAAGTGTGATCTGCTGGAACAAGTGGAGGTCCCTTCAGGACTGGccttgaattttgccaaagcccATAAAATGGTTCTCTTTGAGACTTCAGCCAAAGACCCATCACAGGCCAAGAATGTGGAAAAAATCTTCATGTCGCTTGCTTGCCAGCTGAAAGCCCAGAAATCCTTGCCATACAGAGGAAGTAACAGGCCACATAGTTCCAATGAAAGAGATGTAGCAGGGGTGACAAAAAACATATGTCCGTGTTAAGAAGATATGGGGAAGATGCATTCAGTTGAAGTCTCCTTGCACTCTATAGTCTCTAGGAAATAACTCCCAGATTATATTATGTTTTCGAAGATAGTCAGTGGTCCTAAAAGAACTAAAATCCAGTGTGCTGCAGATAGGAACTGGCTTCACTTTTCCCAGTTTGGTATTGCTAAACCATTTAGACATGAACAAGCAAAATAATGGGCATTAACTGTGTGACTGAAAGCTGCCAGCTGCATAATGAGCTTGGCTGGTTTTCCTTAATAAGAGGCTAAAGGTCAAGAATAATACCAATTTTCCTAAAACACAGTTACGCTTAATGAACTGCCAGTTTTATTATTATCCTTAGTCTACCTCCTATACCAcatgaattttatttattctttttcctttttcagtgcTCTCCTTCCACTCTATTCCCAGAATTAAATGTAGGAAGATAAGGTGAGTGGAGGAAAGCAGGAGATCAATTTGTTAGACTGCAAGATGTATAGTGTTAGAATTTTTCATAGAAGTTTTATGAGTGAcacccaggggcataactacagacaaAGCAGACcatttggctgcaggggggcccaggaggtatagggggcccacaAGGCCCCTAATTAgtaagcaatttcaacatatattggttaaaaggtcaacctctggatatattggggggccctaaaattaatttcctgtggggcccagtaacatgtagttacgTCACCGGTGATAATATTCAAAGATGCATATTATTCACAATGCAACCCAAATCAGTCATAAAGACGAAATGTATCTAAATTTAAcctaaattacaaaaataaatttacattttttattggttCCTATAGACCCAATTCAATCTGAATTGGGAAGCAGTCTTTTTAGATAgctaatttagtatcatctgcaaaaatagtaaTTGGACTTTCAATACCCACCTTcagatattctgtttttttgtgtattttaaaatccgaaaaatttaatttatacagATTTAGAAATGCATTCGATATTACTAAATTGCTGTTGTAATGCACAGGCCTGACCAAACTCTGACATATTTCAATCCATTTAATTCTTATTAgttctacaaaaaatattttcttacttATGGGAATTTTCTTAGCGTTCAATGGCTCATTTTTATTCCTATTGTGTAAATGTCATGTAGTGCCAGACTGTAATTATCCAGTCCCTCTGCAAATATATACCCAATATCAATGGCTATAGAATTTCCAGTTTCAATAGACGTTTCACTTTTAGGGCTATAACTGACTGTATAATATTATTAGCACAAATGTAACATTCCGAAATAAAATCGAACATTAGTGCCATTTTCCAGAGAATTGTCGTCATGCATGTAATTATTAAATGAGGAATTGTTAAAGTTGTTTAATGACACATCGCTAAGCAGTGCAATAAATGATGCAAGAGTGAGATCGATTTTAAGCATttgtacatacaggtatggaaaccatCATCCAGAATTATGAAAAGTATCCCATAGgttccattttatcaaataatccatatttttaaaacgtatttcctttttctctgtaataattaaacagtaccttgtacttgatacaactaagatataattaatccttattggaagcaaaaccagcctattggttttatttattacagaaagatccgttatccgggaaaccccaggtcccaagcattctatataacaggtcccatacttgtactgtagtATTATAGCACTTACAGTGAAACATAGAAAGGACTTGATAAGCTGTGGTCTCACAACGTGGGCTAAGACTCAGAATACATTGGTCGGAGGAAGCAACTCTggtgagtggtgaaacgtttttaaGAAAACTCAGAAGTTGCTTTtgaattaattctactagataccaTATGTGTTTGATGTATTCATCTTGCATTTTAATAGacacatataaatactgtacaggggtttaactatagaggaagcagaccctgtggctgcaagggggtccaggaggtataggggctccatgaggccctaattcatatacagcttcaacaaatattggtaaaacaaggcAACCTCATTTTGGGTCAAAAATCCAagatgcctatgaataagtgcctgtgggtgcgaaacgcgtaaggcggagcatcaattggtctgtatgcctactttttaatatttatgctaaataaagagtgactttttaactttgaaagtattgactgggaatatatttttggatttttgatttgggtgccctttggagttgggggctatattccagcatttttggccctttttttgaCCGGCCTGTTTAGACTGCAGCAGCTGAGCAACAAGTGTTTTTTGAAAcctcattttgggggcctgaaaaataatttgctgtggggcccagtgatatctagttacccCGCTGTATAAATGCTGAGTTATGTGTAAGAGGCAGAGCCTTTACAGTCCAAAATCAGTAGGATTCTCAGGTACTGCGATATGATAAAGAATTCTATATGCTGCAATATGAAGCAACAAACGGGTAAGTCAGTCTAAAGCTGTATCCTCTTAAGCAGAGGTGACACCTGAATTACTAGAATGAGATATAATTGGTACAATAAAGAAAGAGTATTTACAGCAAATGAACACATTAGCACAACTGAATAGAAACAGTTTTGCGTTACCTGGAGTATCATAATGGGTGCTGGGACAGAAAAAGGGAGAGGAGAAGAAGGAAAGGAAAGCGACTTACTAAACGCCCAAGCATATTCATGCAGTCACCACATGACCTGTGCATGCAGGGCTCGATAATTTAAAACACACATAATAGAAGGTGTAGCTTGGAACAGACAGCAGGGTCACATTCATCTGCCACAACTGCAGGGTACGAGGGAATACTTGGCCTTGCAGGGGCAGCCAGAGTTGTGCTAAGGGGAGAAAGAAACCAAAAAATGAAGACAACTTTCATTAGTTAGACCTACTAGCCTGAAGTCAATTGTATAGGTTTAGGTTTCAGCCTGACTACTGGGAAAGAATAAGCTAACTGAGAAAAGTCTAATTCAATAGAAAgcaagtacttaaagggatcctgtcatcagaaaacatgtttttttcaaaacacatcagttaatagtgctactccagcagaattctgcactcaaatccatttctcaaaagagcaaacagtttttttatattcaattttgaaatctgacatggggcttgacattctgtcaatttcccagctgcccctggtcatgtgacttgtgcctgcactttaggagagaaatgctttctgtttttacttctaaatgtaactgaatgtgtctcagtgagacatgggtttttactattgagtgttgttcttagatctactagggagctgttatcttgtgttagggagctgctatctggttaccttcttttgtttggctgctggggggagggaaagggaggtgggtgatattactccaacttgcagtacagcagtaaagagtgtttgaagtttatcagagcacaagtcacgtgacttggggcagctgggaaattgacaatatgtctagccccatgtcagatttcaaaattgaatataaaaaaatctgtttgctcttttgagaaatggatttcagtgcagaattctgctggagcagcactattaactgattcattttgaaaaaaaaaattttcccatgacagtatccctttaaggcaattacatagaaacatagtaagttagtttgaaaaaagatacacgtccatctAGTTCAGCCTATAAATATAAATTGCCTAACTGCAATATtaagaaagtaaaacaaaaatgttgggtTCAAAAATGAAAGAAGCCAAAGAGAAATgagatttaatgaaaaaataaaaaaatgaaaaaatccaaagtttaaaaaattatttcctttttctttgtaataacaaaacagtaccaaACCAAGATATTATAATCTCCTTATTAcaaaccaacctattggatttatttaatgtttacatgattttctagtagaggtatgaaggtatgaagatccaaattacagaaagacccattataaGCTTTAGGTCCTGAAATGTCTGGTACTTCAATGGCTTTCTTTCCCTATGTCTATAAACAATGAgaatagcttaaagggatactgtcatgggaaaaaaaaaattccaaaacgcaccagttaatagtgctactccagcagaattctgcactgaaatccatttctcaaaagagcaaacagatttttttatattcaattttgaaatctgacatggggctagacatattgtcagtttcccagaaaaGGCTACATCAATTCTTGTCttcattgtatacaatagaggagtctggctcacttcatagctgcactgatggctcagctcaatctattcagtggctgactcaggatatgaacccccgggttctaaaagagcttagttcagttttagaccggcccctatttcgGATTTtgtcagattcgctttcatctggtatggtacctatggattggagtaAAGATGATGTCATTACAATATTTCAAAAGGGCTTAATTACAAACACAAAACACCCCTTGgtttttatccttctaattcTGGTGGAGGTCTGActgcagtcagtattcaaaaatttcacaatatccaaagaatagaaaagaacccccactggaacagactaaactcaggcagtcacaaaaTATTATTAACACACTTATTTGTAgtaggttaaaaaattaaaattaaacaccACTGGTCAGTGCATGAGgctgaatatgccacttattattgttgtaaagtgctgtgcaataaattataaagtgcagtgcaaaggatTATAAGTGAGGAGCATGGGAGGCCAAATTTATTGTTTCCCACAACAAATTCGGCGATTAATAAAGTGATACCAAAATTAATAACCagtttctaaattactagtaatACTAAGGAATAAATTGATAGTTATAATTGATTGactaaaatggaaatatataatacaatagattataaagtgctacagtgctaaatgGATTAGGTAATCCTTACTAAGATTCGATTAGTTAATTAACTAGGCTGCCATtagatagaataaaaataaatcaatgttcaaattcatgagaaaaggaggaaaatgaaaaaggagatggtggagttgtcccaaaactgctacctaatttgttctatccctgggacaccacaaaggtggagaaggcagagtaaccgggactgtggtctcgtaattaactgagccctaagctgatttgagagactacgatatcctataaaaccacaattccgcggtctcctgggagttttagtattgcagagaaagagaaggagttgaaccgagcaaagattctATCCACCACCCTCCGAAATTGTTTGACCCCAagtttaaataattgtttaaaagataaccagatctggaaatgaaacgccgacgcgcgtttcgctatgttagctttgtcaaggcgtaataatAGTGTTCCCTTGGACGCGTGGTTTAAATTACTTCCGCGTCCTGCGTCACGTCAATCAGTTCTCGCGAGATCTCGCCCCGAGATCGCGCGTACTCACACGCTCCCACTACACTTATCGCGAGGAGTGCGTGTACCTCCCTCCTATTGGTGCCGCCGTTGCCATGACACCCATGCCGCAACTCGGAGCCAACTCGCAAGACATGACACCCCTTATGGCTCGCCCTTACTTATTCcaattctttatttaatgtttacatgattttctagtagaggtatgaaggtatgaagatccaaattacagaaagacccattataaGCTTTAGGTCCTGAAATGTCTGGTACTTCAATGGCTTTCTTTCCCTATGTCTATAAACAATGAgaatagcttaaagggatactgtcatgggaaaaaaaaaattccaaaacgcaccagttaatagtgctactccagcagaattctgcactgaaatccatttctcaaaagagcaaacagatttttttatattcaattttgaaatctgacatggggctagacatattgtcagtttcccagaaaaGGCTACATCAATTCTTGTCttcattgtatacaatagaggagtctggctcacttcatagctgcactgatggctcagctcaatctattcagtggctgactcaggatatgaacccccgggttctaaaagagcttagttcagttttagaccggcccctatttcgGATTTtgtcagattcgctttcatctggtatggtacctatggattggagtaAAGATGATGTCATTACAATATTtcaaaagggattatgatctcagcctggctattataggccagtaaatttggcatctgtggtgggcaaattatttgaaggcttgttaagggatcgcaTTCATAGTTAATGCCAGACAAATTGTAtcgctttttatgatgaggtaagtaagatactggacagtggggggggggcagtagaaagactggccaatttggggttgttcacgctgtaGAAGAACttccgccaatccaggaaacgtcaCGTTGCAATCTCACGCATAGAGAGCATATGTACATTGTCGCTAATTGTGTGCctgtgtgctttaaattttacatggggtgtgcggtgtgtgtggcttcctagagcaggaaaagcagttaacaagtgagcgttcggttacttacaaaggcaggtaagcattcttcagcggcATCGCCCGCTATGCTAGGGATATTTGCAGggcctacatttgtgagcaacttttttcaagaatgaacacactaagagtaaattagaaccaaattatctga
The sequence above is a segment of the Xenopus laevis strain J_2021 chromosome 8L, Xenopus_laevis_v10.1, whole genome shotgun sequence genome. Coding sequences within it:
- the rab33a.L gene encoding RAB33A, member RAS oncogene family L homeolog isoform X1; this encodes MALATSSISEDSVQLRIFKIIVIGDSNVGKTCLTFRFCGGGFPGSSEATIGVDFREKTVEIDGEKIKVQVWDTAGQERFRHSLVEHYYRNVHGVVFVYDVTKLSSFHNLRTWLQECEGHAVPALVPRVLVGNKCDLLEQVEVPSGLALNFAKAHKMVLFETSAKDPSQAKNVEKIFMSLACQLKAQKSLPYRGSNRPHSSNERDVAGVTKNICPC